The following coding sequences are from one Rutidosis leptorrhynchoides isolate AG116_Rl617_1_P2 chromosome 11, CSIRO_AGI_Rlap_v1, whole genome shotgun sequence window:
- the LOC139874737 gene encoding uncharacterized mitochondrial protein AtMg01250-like translates to MKCLGFGKKWIKWILACLSSASISVLVNGSPTKEFKPEKGVRQGDPISPFLFILAREILNILTQKAIESGFIKEIGVGRDRITVSHLQYADDMIFFGEWSRSNVSNIMKLLK, encoded by the coding sequence ATGAAATGTCTTGGTTTTGGTAAGAAGTGGATTAAATGGATCTTGGCATGTCTTTCATCGGCATCCATCTCGGTGTTAGTAAATGGATCACCAACTAAAGAATTCAAACCGGAAAAAGGAGTTAGACAAGGCGACCCCATATCTCCGTTTTTATTCATTCTTGCTAGAGAGATACTTAATATTCTCACTCAGAAAGCTATCGAAAGTGGTTTCATAAAAGAAATTGGGGTTGGGCGTGATAGAATAACGGTGTCTCAccttcaatatgcggatgatatGATTTTCTTTGGCGAATGGAGTAGGAGCaacgtttccaatataatgaagctATTGAAATGA